GGAAGGCGTCGTCGTGCAGCATGGTGCCGAAGGTGACGCCGCGCAGCAGGTGCGAGCGGAACTTCACCCACTCGAAGAACTCGCCGAGGTCGGTGGCCTGCAGCTTCTCCGGCGTCATGTCGCGGATCTCGAGCCAGGTGGCGTTGGTGGTTTCCCACATCTCCGCGGTGAGCGTGCCGCGCACCGCATGCGCGTTCTCGCGCGCGGCGCGCAGGCAGTTCCACACGCTCGACAGGTTGTTGCGGTCGAGCACGACGAACTCGATGACGTCGCGCGGCGTCAAGGGCCGCCCGGTGCGGGCGAAGGCCTCGGTCAGCTCGCTGATGGCGAGGATCGCGCCCCAGCCGTCGTCGTAGCAGCCGTTATTGCGTGGCAGCAGCGACATGCGGTACGACACGTCCAGCATGCGCACGGTGTTCTCGGCACGTTCGGTGTAGCGTGCCATCCAGTACAGGTGGTCGGCGGTGCGGCTCAGCATGATGATTCTCCCGGCGTGATTCGATGCGCGATCGGATTCAGTTGACGACCCAGGTGTCCTTGGTGCCCCCGCCCTGCGAGGAATTGACCACCAGCGAGCCGGCCTTCATCGCCACACGGGTCAGGCCGCCGGGCACCATGCGGATCTCCTTGCCCCCGGACAGCACGAAGGGGCGCAGGTCGATGTGGCGCGGTGCGATGCCGGCGTCGACGAAGGTCGGGCAGGTCGACAGGGACAGCGTGGGCTGT
This genomic window from Thauera humireducens contains:
- a CDS encoding alpha-E domain-containing protein, which codes for MLSRTADHLYWMARYTERAENTVRMLDVSYRMSLLPRNNGCYDDGWGAILAISELTEAFARTGRPLTPRDVIEFVVLDRNNLSSVWNCLRAARENAHAVRGTLTAEMWETTNATWLEIRDMTPEKLQATDLGEFFEWVKFRSHLLRGVTFGTMLHDDAFQFVRLGTFLERADNTARLLDVKYHSLLPQNESPTSTTDYYQWGALLRSVSAFETYRHVYRDVITPYKVAELLILNDAMPRSLHSCVDAVNDILGQIANLHSAEAARQAGELHATLHYGRMDDIFDTGLHPWLERFLERINRLGDRIGDNFLVPVAA